The Apostichopus japonicus isolate 1M-3 chromosome 1, ASM3797524v1, whole genome shotgun sequence DNA segment GGTCAAGTTAGCAATACATTTTATATTCGATGATATCAATGACTTCGTTTTGTATCAGTTATTTGTGACTTTTGTTGAAAACCCGGATCTATAATGACTTTATTTACATCAAAGCTTCATCAATGAAAGTAGCTATGGACTACCTAGTCAAGCCTCTCCATAGCTGTTGGCACTGTGCAAtgtatattccaaatttgacaaGCAAAACGTAATATTGCTGGGAACAATATGATGGATTAAGGAGAGGATTGGGAGAAGGGATACTCGGCGCCCGGGTTAAATTAGGGGGACTGAGGAATAGGGATAAAGAATACTATTTTTCTCAGTTTCAGAAAATACTTATGGAAAAAATTAAGACTTccaaaagtgtgtgtgtgtttgggggtggggggggaggaggtgatAACAAAGTTGTTCCTGTGGACCTGTCTGACATCAGGAAAATCGTCTCTGAATGTTTcagaaaaacatatatttttcattttcttaaaagAGCATTGTAATTTGTTAAATGTCACAGAAAATTTGATAccggtctatatatatatcattacccTGAATTTCAAAACGGTATAGCAAACCTTTATCGTTATACTATATTCATCTTTACTCTAGGATATATGAATGGAAAGTTGCACATAACCCATGTAATAAACGGACATGTATAGTAGAAACTGATGTGAATCGATTATTAACATTGATACAAAAGATATTAATTAGGACTACAAGAGTCATTCAgtgaaaccaaaaacaataactGTATCAAGGGTAAGACCTAAATTTCTATTCGAAATTAAATTCAACGATTAAGCACGATAAGTGAACGTGTGGCTTCGTTAGTTTGTTTCCTACAAGGAAGTTATTCATGTTCAGTAGAATGCTGAGTGCCTTCAATTTAGATAATAATCAGTTAAAGAGGCAAGTCCATGTTCGGATGTTAGTTCTGACTGCTCCCAAACAGCGACAGAAAATGCGAGGGTGccatatttcatttcttctgGTACTACGATTGATCACTGGTGTTGGATGCAACAACGAGTTCTGTATGGACTTACCTTATGGTTTCCAAAGTAAACTTATCACCATTGGAAGTAACACAGAAATACACTGTGATATCCGTGATTCCTGTACAAGCGGAGTATGGCGGATAACTCTGGAATCAAATGGAACATCTTACGAACTGTCTTCGGGAAACTGCAGTGCTTGTGGTGACTATTTCACAGTTTTCAATAACAAAACGTCGAATTCCCTAATCATCGAAAACTTCAATTCAGAATTAAGTGGAATGTACACGTGTGTAAGCGATTCGTGCTCTAATGGAGATAAGGCGTCCCCGACGAGGTGTTTCAATGTTACGGGGGTAGCAAGAGAGCTAAGACAATGTCGTTTAAGACTGTCCTACCTACAAGAAAATGGAACCTCTTCGGTAATAAACTGTTAGAACTGTTGATAACCACAAATCATGATATATATTCCAGCTAGCATATAGTTGGGCAACTCCTTCGTTTTCCACACTATGATATGTATCACTGTAGTATAGTTGGGCAACTCCTCCGTTTTCCTCGTATATGATATGTATCACTGTAGTATAGTTGGGTAACTCCT contains these protein-coding regions:
- the LOC139960030 gene encoding uncharacterized protein, yielding MFSRMLSAFNLDNNQLKRQVHVRMLVLTAPKQRQKMRGCHISFLLVLRLITGVGCNNEFCMDLPYGFQSKLITIGSNTEIHCDIRDSCTSGVWRITLESNGTSYELSSGNCSACGDYFTVFNNKTSNSLIIENFNSELSGMYTCVSDSCSNGDKASPTRCFNVTGVARELRQCRLRLSYLQENGTSSIFTNGSSKVSVQTGARLNFTCIDGSKVRIKCGDNAIDKTDNIIVNISHNNCRIRCKKSFDGDAQCKTDLYLEVKNRIATTRLVAGFETTTGSSLMDKQTVKSANGPLIIISVFLAIFVFTTIVLGRYIIKSRGGRHDDVGNLPRACEPQYAVVMMH